The sequence below is a genomic window from Monodelphis domestica isolate mMonDom1 chromosome 2, mMonDom1.pri, whole genome shotgun sequence.
GAAGGTCACATGcataagaaatgtctgaggtcatatttgaacccaggacctcctatttctaagcTTGGCTCTATCTGCTAAGAGCCACCTAGGTGCTACTGGCTTCTCCATTCTTAAAGTCAAGTTATACTTATGACATTTCAGTCTATTCCTTTCCAAAAAAACTTGATGCTTTTTTTCGAAACTAACCTGACTTGATCCCTAGGAACATTTTTATTCTCTGTGGTCAGAGAAAtaccaagaaagaagaaagaattggagtcgAGAAAAAACTAAAAGGAGAGAGGCTACCTGGAGTTTTCTTTCCAGCTGAGTCTGAAGCTCCTCTGCCCCTGGGGGGATCACAAGTCTGGTGGGGAGTGAGGTGGACCTTCTCAGCATTGTGGGGTTGGCCCCATTGAGGAACTGGTAGCCAAAAAAATCATCATCCTTCCAGGACTCGCACACCCTCTCTGGGAGCAGAAGGGAAAGATCATAACTCCCAGAGGACTCTATGCCCTGAAGCTCTTCATGGTGCCAGACATTTGAAATTTCTACACTGGGTTGCCTGGGACACCTTCAGGAGAGAAGCCTAAAAGGAATCAACTTTGAGGAAATTTGTGGGTAGGATGGTCAGTAGAAAGACAGCAGTAAAAGTATTTGGGGGTGGAAgttatatataattgatatgGGAATGGGGAGCAGAGAATGTCATGGATAGAGAGGATCACCATGACTATGGGGCTGTTACTGACTGGTCAGGGTGCTCTGGTGGCCCCAGACGATTTGGGCAAAATCATCCAAACTATTCCAGGAACTCAGGAGGGTGCTCAAACGTTTTAGGACAACTTCCATCAGTCTGGCATAAAGAATAAAGGAGTTAAATAGGGAATTAGATGCTTGAACTCCCTTTCCCCAACCCATCCCCATATCTGCCATTGCTCCTATCCACAAACCCCAGTTTTTGCCTCTGGTCTCATTCCTACCCTGTAACCTCTGCCCCAACAAAGTCAATCTTCTTATCTTCATGGAATCTCATGTCCAGGGGCAGGTCTTTCTCTGTCATTGCATCCACTGTCAGGGGTAACCCTTTCCTCCAGGTATTCCAACTGGAGGGAAGGACCatggaatggaatattaataGATCagagaagctttaaaaaaaaaaacaagggttAGTGGAAGAGAGAGGACAAGAATCATAGTGTAAATAGGATCCAGGATTCAAAGTTTAAGATACTAAGAGGTCAGGGGTCAGGGACATCACCGATAtaatctccttctctcctccagctCCTCTTCTCTGTGTTTCTGAAACAGGCCCTGGACCTCCTTTTCCATCATCCAAGCTGGGGAGGCAAGGGAACAAGGTCTCATTTACCTGTTCATCTTCATAGATATGCTCTCACATTGCTCTCTTTCCCCTGACCTCACCTCACCAATTTCCCAAgtcttatccccattttctgtTCCTCTCTGCCTTCATGTCCAGAGATTCCTCATCCTTCTCTTAGTTGCTGTCCATTGTTAGGGTAGGTTTCCTGTTCTGCTATAATCTCCAATttacctctcctctctccatattAAATCTTCCCCAGTTTTGTCAGCCCTGTTTTCTAGATCTGCCCAACATTCACTCCCACATTTCATATCCTCCAAAAATCACATTCCTCATATTTTCTCCACTGAGACCTTTATTGTTACCTATCTCTGTCACCAGCTCCCTAGAGTCACACATGCTACATTTCTCTTCCTTGTGTCTTCCAACTGCACTCAGGCAAAGCTATTTCTTTTATGTCATGTAATTTTTCTTCCAGCTACCTCTACTTCTGTCCCTCTGGCTTCTTGTTATACTCTCACTTCCTTGTGCCTTCCTCTCCTTATATCTTCTGTCTTCCTTATGATCCTTTCCTCAACTACTCCTtcctattttttaactttaaccCAAATCACACCTAACCTTTGGAGCAGTCACATTCCTTTGATGAGccttagtgttttgtttttcttttaaatcagggCATTAATTTGGATGATCCCAAAGCTCTCTTCCAGGCCTAAGACCTCTGCTGTCTCCCTGCCTCAGCTTCCACTCTCCTTACCAGTGGCTACAGGCAGGCAGATGATGCCATCTCCCTGCACCCATCTATAGCAGGGGAACAGtatctcctgctcctcctccatGTTCTTCTCAGAGACCCAAACAGTTATGTGGTTGCAGAACCAGGCATCCTTCAGCAGAAGGTGGATTTTCTGGAGCTTCACAAACAGGAGGGGCCCCAGGTCTTCTTTGAGGTCAACCTCAAAATCCTCCATCTAAGGTGGCAGTGGTGGAGAaggtaggagaaccaggaaacAGAAAACTGATTATAGTTCACAGAATCAagtattgttcccattttaaagatgaggaacctgaagcttCAGAGGGAAAGGAACTTGCCTAATGTGATAAATTTGGGAAGATTTCAACCTAGGTCCTTGAACCTCAAGACACTCTGCCTGTGTATAgaggtagagaaaagaaaatctttccaGGTATCAAATGCACACTCGAACACGTGCgcgtgtgtacacacacacacacacacacacacacacacacacacacagagcctaCACAGAAATAGCAGAGCTAGAAGGAGTCTGAGACCATCTACTCCAACCTATACTTAGATTATAAGAAACAGTTTAACTTCAGCATAACAGAGATAGTTATCCTTGTACCAGGTAGTTTATGTTCCAAGTGGAAGATACAACatgataaataaattcaaatatttttcttgggGAGAAGAGATTAAGAACAGTCTCATTTATAATTGGCACCTGAGCGACCTTGAAAGAAGCAGGAGATCCTTAGGAGTAGAGGTTGGCCTGGAGCAAGTTACAGGAGCAGGAATTTGAACCTTGAATACAGGCTGGGTACCACCTTCCCAACCAGCactcatccagcctttgcttgaagacttccattCAAAGGGAACCCACTGCTTCTGAAGGCAGCACATTACCCTTTGGGATCTTGTTCATTGGTAGAAAGTTTTCCTTTCCAATAGCCCTAAATtcatttctttgcttctttcattcattccttctagTTCTGCTGTTGTGGTCCAGCAAAATCAATCTATTCTCTATTCTATCTTCAAACCCTTAAAGTGAAGCACTTACTGTATATCTCAGTTCTGTAATTGATCCTTGCAAGTCTTCACCATAATTTCTTACCTTCCTCTGTATACTCTCTTGTTTTCCCATACTGAGCAGGAACAGAAAGCTGTAGCAGGACTTTCATCTTCCCAGTTCTGGactctctgcctttctccctaTGGCCTAAAATCACcttcactcttttaactgccctGTCACATTGTTGGTCTCCTATTGACCTTGCTGTCCCAGTTTGCATATCTCCCCAGTCTGGTGCTTGTTAAATTGATTTCTTAAAGCTAAGCTTAGGGTTTTATATTTATCTCTCCTAAATTTCATCTTGCTAGATTTGTCCCAGTGTTCTAGCTTGACATAGGTAGATAGAGGACATAAGGAGGGGAAGGCACAAGGAAGACAGAGTATATAGCAAGGGGACAGgatgatagaaatagaaatagctgGAAGAAAAATTACATGTCAGTTATACGACACAAAAAAGTAGCTTTACCTGAGTGAGACTGgagacaaaagaaagagaatgcaGCAGTTTTGAATCCTTCCCTCCAACTAGTTATCTTGGCCTCCAAGTTTTTTAGCATTGTCAGTTTGATAAGCCTGCCATCTTTGGGCCCCTGTTTCTAGCCTGGAATGAGTAAACTTTTAAGACAAAAATCAGTCTTTCACATTTGGGAGAGAACAAAGACAACATTTTCAGCTTCTGCCACCCAGAAATACTGTCTCATAAGTATATGAAGCATGAGTTTCCTGTCATTGAAAGTATTCTTTATGGATTATGTGAGCTAAGATGTCAGAGTAAAGGATATTTCACTCCCCTGATCCCTACACACAcactaaaaagaaatgaatttattcAAAACAAAGGAAACCTGGAGGAACATGTCTCACTGGGGTAAAAAGAGAGGTAACACAGAAACTACAAGAACCAACAGAACCTGGAGCAGCCCAATTTGCTGCAACTCCACCAGAGGCAATAATGCTGTGGAATAGATAGGAGCCCTACCTGAGCCACCTTATGTGGATATAGAAGGCAGATAAGACAGAAAATCTTTCACTTCTATATTGCAGCAGAGGACTGAAAAGATACCAATTGTACCACAGGAAACCTCACACTTCTATGTAGCATTGGAGAGCCTAACACAGCAGAACCCAGAGTAGAGGACTTATCCAGCACACAAAACGACAGGGGAATGGCTAATGTGGAATAATATAACTGGCCAAAATAGCTGAAAAACTCCCCTGAGCAACCCAGCAGGGCCATGGGAAACAAAAGCAACCTGGCCCACCCCAAGTACCAGAAAAGAGTACACCATAAGCATAGCACAGTGCATCCTCTACCCCAGGAACAGAGAAGTACCTCAACAAATAGAAAAGGTAAcatgaagggaaaaaatcaactagaaaaatgagcaaaagacaaaagaaaatcctaaccatagaaaattactttagtgacagggaagaccaaaatgtaactgcagaagaggacaacaatgccaaaaaggaaaaatgtgaaatcTCAAAGGCATGTGTGAAAGAATATTAGGCCCCAAAAGAACCCctggaaaaaattgaaaagaagttaaaaaacaatataataaGAGAATTGACAGAAATATTCAACAGCTGTGGGGGAGGGAATTAACTAAAGAAATCTACTTCCTAAAAACTATAAAAGCCAAAAGGAAAGGGAGACGCaaaaatacattcaagaaaacaatttcctaaggaataaaatggaccaaatggaaatggaggcaaaaaaaaattgaaaacaactCTAAAGAATAAGatgagccaaatggaaaaggatatacaaaaatccaagaaagaaaataacttcctaaaaattagaattggagaaatagaagctaatgaaaccataaataagacaaaatttttaaaatgacaaaatttgagtaaaatataaaatacctcactGGAAAATACcaactaaaaataaacaagaaagaagtgaaggagatAAATAGAACATTAGAAAAGCTGGATataacatatttctttttaaaaaatgaatgggaaccaaaaggaatatgcctttttCTCATCAGTACATGGCactttcacaaaaactgaccacatAATAGGGCATTAAAATCTCACACCCAagtatagaaaagcagaaattgtaaatgcatacttttcataccataattcaataaaaattatactcaaCAAAGAGCAgcagaaaaaaagactaaaaattaattggaagcaaAACAATATTATCCTGAGGaataaatgggtcaaagaacaaatcgtagaagcaattaacaatttcattaaatgaaatgacaatgaggagacaacaaatcaaaatttttgggatgaagccaaagtagTATTTAGAGTGAAATtcatatctctctctttttttaaaaaatcacttaccttttatcttagaatcagtactttgtattggttccaaggcagaagagtggtaaaggctagacaacaaggttaagtaactttcccaggatcacacagctaggaagtgtctgaatccagatttgaatccaggactttttatgcctgggcctggttctcaatccactgagccatctagctgccccaaattcaTATCTCTTAATGCTTGCATCAGTAAATTAAAGAAAaggcagatcaatgaattgggcatggaactaagcaaactagaaaaagaacaaattaaaaatctctaattaAATGTTAAAGTAGGAATCCTGAAAAACAAGGGAgataataaaattagaaataaaaaaccattaaactaaactaaactaaactaaaaataaaaaaataaaataagtaaggAATTGGctttatgaatatatatagtaATAAGTTATTTGTTAATTAGGTAAGCAATTAGAGCTGAAGACATGTTTTTGAATAAGCTGAACTTTAATTCAGAGTGGAATCCTAAAGGGATGATGGGAAATAATTTTTCCAATGAGCCTTGGGAAAAGGACAGTTAACCAGCGATAACTCCTTGAATCTTCCTTGTTGAGGAAAAGTGTCCAGGGAGCTGGTTCTGAGCATTTGGGAAGAGATTAATGATATCTAGTTTGGAAAATCTCTAGAAAACTCCTGAGCTGGAAAGAAGAGTAGCTGTGTAGCTCTCTGGAATTTCCACAAGGTGGCACCAAAGAGCGACTTGGAGCAGAAGACTGTGTAACAGCTGTCAGATAAGATCTTTCTCTGAGAGAGAGCAGTCTGgatttctaaattatatttaagaagataattaaatagattaatttagTAAGATAGTTATTACATATTTTAGATAGATTAAGGAGTTCAGAGTAGGCCTGATTTCAGGCAGAAGACACTCCTCACAgagttttagttgttttttttgggTTCAGATAGAAGTTTTAGATTAGGTAATTTTTCTATTCAATATCCACATTTCCTTTCCCTATCCTTGTTTCTTTAGAATTTAATGTAAATAATTAAGTTATTTTATAACCAATCTCCAGCCAATTCCACTCAACCAATAATTTCAACCATCAACCCTCAACAACTGCATCTCCAATAGTCTATCAATAGACTATCAATAGCTGCCAATTAATAACAGATCACATTCCCtacaactatatatatgtatatgtacatatataaacatatatacacacacatatataaatcattggttaatttgattaaaaaaagaaagtaaaaaacctAATTTCCAgtatcaaatatgaaaaaagtaaaatcataaaaaatgaagaagaaattaaagcaattattggaagttattttgcccaactatatgccaataaatctaataATCTAACTGAAATtgaggaatatttacaaaaatgtaaacctATCTACATCaacaaaagtggaaatagaatcTTTAAACAACCCCatcactgaaaaataaatttgttcaAACTCCATCATAAAAAACCACCAAAACTCTCTAAGAAaggccccagggccagatggatacccaagtgaattttaccaaacgtttaaagaacaattaatttgaATACTACATGAACTatttagaaaaagagaagaagagggaatcCTTCcagattctttttatgacacaaatataggaaaaaatgaatgggaaccaaaaggaatatgcctttttCTCATCAGTACATGGCactttcacaaaaactgaccacatAATAGGGCATTAAAATCTCACACCCAAGGAaaatacagagaaggaaaactatagaccaatttccctaatgaacattgatgcaaattttaaaaataaaatattagcagagattatgacatttttattattctttttttattctcccCCAATTGCTTGttaaaagtttccaacatttttcagcAAATATTGAATCTTgaatcctctctccttccctctactcCAACACCCTACCTccttgaaatggtaagcaatctcatattgattttaaatgtgtaattacaaaaaacatttttccatattgatccttttgtggaaggcaactcaaatagaaaaaaaattaagaaagtgaaaaaaagtttgctttgatttGGATTtagactcagttctttttttctggaagcagatggcctttttttttaccatgagtcctttgagatagatttggatcattgcattgctgagaatatctgttattcacagttgttcactgTAACATATTCCTGTCACTGCATTGTCATTGTTTGCTCactttcctgcctttttcttttcttttagtttaaaaaaatatattaaagttcAGCtttgtaactgtggtgaagggagcattGTTCCAAACtttttgtgcagctgccttcaaaAATGGCTCTGGAGATCTCTctgctttcagtttttccaaggtggtatgatgtaagaaAGGTGTCTTTAATACTCTTCTGGTCTGTGCTCTGGTTTGTGAATAACCATAAGCACTCTTTTAcatcttggaactgtgaccagggtctcCTGCTCCCATGTGACTGCAAGAGCTGGTGTGTACTGGTATTCCTCCTAACCCTGTGACTGTACCCTAGGCCTTCGACCTAGTTCTGCATATGGGCAATAAGGCAAGAGTCTTGCAACCAGAGTCATCAAAGGGATCCCTGTAAtatccttctgagcagttgtcaaATCCCCCTttccatctgtggctgagagttctAGAAGCCTTGGCTGCTGCTTTCAGTTGTGCCTAAGACCAAGCCAGCCTTGGTGCATTGCACTCTACCTCCACTCCCGTGTACCAGCTCCCTTgtgctggccttctaagttgttttagcctgaaaaattatttcactgtcTTTTTGTcagttatgctgctccagaattcatttcgAGGCATTATATaattgattgggggggggggtaagttgGTAGAAATGAGATGAATGCCTGTAGCTTCACCACTATCTTGTCTCTGCTCCTGAGACCATGATGTTTTATCACAAGAATCATAAGCCAGAATCCGGTGGGTTTATACCAGAAATACAggaatgatttaatattaggaaaactatcagcataattaaccATAGCAATAAAAAACTCCAACAGACATCccattgattatttcaataaatgtaaagaaagcatttgacaaaatataatgcccattcctattaaaaacattagaaaacattggaataaaggGAACCTTTCTGAAAGtgataaatggcatctatctaaaacccctAGCAAGCTTTATCTATAATTGGGAGAAATTAAGAactttcctaataagatcagggtAAAgtaaggatgccccttatcagtGCTATTATTGATATTGTACTACAAAtgcaataagagcagaaaaagaaattgaaggaactaGAATagacaacaaagaaacaaagctATTCTTTGCTtgtgatatgatggtatacctagagaaccctagagaatcaacagaaaaaactaatagaaataattaacaattacaACAAAATTTCAGactacaaaataaagccacataaatcatcagtatttctatttaatatcaacaaaatccaacagcaagagatagaaaaggaaactccattaaaaataactatagatAATATAAAGTATCTAGGGTTACACCTACCAAAACAAACCACAATGATTTTGTAATAAATGATCCATGTGTAAATTGTACCTCATCACCTCCTTTCATGGTTTCTGCCTGGCCAAATCCATTGGCCAGGAACAGGAGAGTCCCATGTGTTCCTTGTGCTCCAGTTTCATTGGCCCCCTGTTCTCCAGTCTGGGATCATCATGGCAGTACACTAAAAATTCCCAGCCCAAAGACCTCTTCTAATTCCTTCCCAGCCACCTATACTACTCAGTTCCCCAACCTCTCTTCCAATATCTTCACCCCATCACTGACCTGTCCCCGAGCTGGGTGAAACCACAGTCCCAGTTTTGCTTCACTGTGATGCCCAACCAACCACAGCTGCACCTGGTTGGCAGATGCCGCAAAGACAAAGTTTCCAGTGTCCACGCGGACCCTGTAGCGACCCATCCTGTCTGGAGATGCTGGCGGCTgcaaaaaataacaagaaattaGCTTGCAGCTCTGAACACCGCTGTTTGGCAAGTCTCCTTGGGACAGCTCTCACTACACCTGCTTATATTCCTTCATAGTCCTTTCCCTTCTCCGAATTTAAGAGCTTCCATGTCTCCACCTAGAGAGAGATCTGGCCAATGAAAATAGACTGAGAGGGAGTATCCACTGGGGATTCCTTGGGGGTGGTGAGATAGATTGCCTGGGTTGGAAACAAAAGATACAGTTTAGATTTTGGAAACAAGAAACTAGCCATAGGTCAACTAGCTAGCATGGTGGATGGGTTGCCAGGACTggtgtcaggaggacctgggttcaaatacagcctcaaatacttcctcacTATGttaccctaggcaaatcacttaatcccaattgcctaatccttgccaatcttctgttttagaattgataataagacaaaaggtaagagattatttaagaaagaaagaaactagcTTTATTTGGGGTACCTACAGACAGTGAGACAgatgtctcagtttcttttcctttccagagTTAATTACCTGAATCCAATGTAGCTTTAgcctaagtgacttttccaggcaTTAATTTTCCTTAAGAGGAAGATTTTCCTGCTGAGGATTTCCTTCCAACTCAGACACACTATGTTTTATGACAAAGTCCACAGTATTCTGAAGTTTTAAGGTTTACCTAACACTTTCCTCCTATAAGTAGtcacattcccattttatagataaggcacATGGGGTGGAGGGCCTAAATGACTTGTctacaatcacacagctaggaagtggctgtcAGGATTCCGACTCCTGACTCAAGTGCAGTGTTCATTTCAGGGGCCCAAAAATtttatctttccctctcctccagcCTGAGGACTTTAAGGAATGAGTTCAAAAACCTTTTAGGTAAAGGTCACAGAGGTCTGGGCCTTAAGGGTGGGCATCTGAGGGTTCCTGATGAGCTTGAGAAGTCTTAGTTAGAAGGAGTGGTGACTATCCTCTACTAGACTGGCTGTTCCGGCCCAGAGAAGTTCTAGCTTAGCATATATATTCTATGATCTCTTTGTCCAGGGTAGCCAGATCTTCTTTAAAATGGCTCAGCAcatggattctgatcaaagatacatgtaatacccagtggaattgtgcgtcagctatgggaggggagggaggaatagaaactGATTTTTGTAACCTgggaataatgttcgaaattgaccaaattaaaaaaaaaatggctcaTTACATCCAGGGGTCCAGATCCTGAGAAGTATTCTTCTATGTGCTACCCTAGAGGAACCTGggccagaaataaaaaaaaaaataatcagccCAGACACTAGGGAAGAGGTTCTCCAGTAcccctagggcagtgatggtgaaccttttaaagaccacCTGCTGTGCCAcaaccctcccaccccccaccccatagTGTAAGAAGATGAAATATGGGGGAGGGGAACCAAGTTAGGCAAAATTTTATTAATACTTGCAGAGAAAAAGAGTCATTAGAGTTTATGGGGTAGGGCTTGACATGGTCAGTCCTGAGTTTAAGGGAAATTACC
It includes:
- the LOC130457300 gene encoding polyunsaturated fatty acid lipoxygenase ALOX15-like — protein: MPRTIPQHKRYDSGDGHNHSTQHLPTSLQIHAFNLATWSNSVMPPASPDRMGRYRVRVDTGNFVFAASANQVQLWLVGHHSEAKLGLWFHPARGQVSDGVKILEERLGN